From the genome of Bradyrhizobium sp. SZCCHNS1050, one region includes:
- a CDS encoding amino acid ABC transporter permease → MNYTWDFAILAKYSHLFWLGLGWTMAYTLGTILLGSVIGLVVGIVRLRRPVVIDWLLIGYIELFRCTPLLVQIIWFYYAFPVVIGVNIPAHVAAVTVLSLYAGAFYAEIVRGSIESVPRGQWDAARALGLRPWRMMRLVILPQALKPMLAPYVNQSVTQLKNTSLVSVIAVPDLVYNATLINADTYRPLEVYTIIALIYFAILFPATLLGRRFERGMTYDKA, encoded by the coding sequence ATGAACTATACCTGGGATTTCGCCATCCTCGCCAAGTACAGCCATCTGTTCTGGCTGGGGCTCGGCTGGACCATGGCGTACACGCTCGGCACCATCCTGCTCGGCTCGGTGATCGGGCTCGTCGTCGGCATCGTCAGGCTGCGCCGTCCGGTCGTGATCGACTGGCTGTTGATCGGCTATATCGAGCTGTTCCGCTGCACCCCGCTGCTGGTGCAGATCATCTGGTTCTATTACGCGTTCCCGGTGGTGATCGGCGTCAACATTCCGGCGCATGTCGCCGCGGTCACCGTGCTGTCGCTCTACGCCGGGGCGTTCTATGCCGAGATCGTGCGCGGCAGCATCGAGAGCGTGCCACGCGGGCAATGGGATGCGGCGCGCGCGCTCGGCCTGCGTCCGTGGCGGATGATGCGGCTCGTGATCCTGCCACAGGCCTTGAAGCCGATGCTGGCGCCCTACGTCAACCAGTCGGTGACGCAGTTGAAGAACACCTCGCTGGTGTCGGTGATCGCAGTGCCCGATCTCGTCTACAACGCGACGCTGATCAACGCCGACACCTATCGGCCGCTCGAGGTCTACACCATCATCGCGCTGATCTATTTCGCGATCCTGTTTCCGGCGACGCTCCTGGGCCGCCGCTTCGAGCGCGGCATGACGTACGACAAGGCGTGA